One part of the Kryptolebias marmoratus isolate JLee-2015 linkage group LG13, ASM164957v2, whole genome shotgun sequence genome encodes these proteins:
- the serpinf2a gene encoding alpha-2-antiplasmin, with translation MKLCLLLLPLCLCHLVLTEELSTTAPEVSGVTGEEEKKKVHNCGRTFSHEDHRVIGGAVEQLGLKLLEKLPVSSQQPNVILSPLSLAFALAHLSLGARNETEKLLLQSLHAQNLLCYHHVLGSLLPDLSHTSLEVAARMYLRPGFEVKMSFVEDSLARYQSRPFPLVSVDEANQWVENVTNGHIPHFLESIPHDVVLMLLNAVYFKGEWKTQFDPMVTSKGVFYLDNLNSVLVDMMKSAQYPLRMMDDPELQAQVASFPFKGNTSFLVVLPRGNVSSVLPKLNISDLYRRLPQEKTMMVNLPKVKLEFCQELEEALTKMGLGSLFSGPDLSGISDEPLRVSSVRHATTLELSEEGVEASATTVVTTTRSISHFSVNSPFLFALIGDESLVPLFMGVVTNPAPNNDPMLNDDPHGNSTMNDQPATEADRKRGAGVDHSNKLPAKGSSVTSCSAPDGDKKPLQQVGGPEGDQEKHQTQGDEPRSIRDNSVPA, from the exons ATGAAGTtgtgtcttcttcttctcccgCTTTGTCTCTGCCACCTGGTCCTGACT GAGGAGCTCAGTACAACAGCCCCTGAAGTCTCCGGCGTCACAggtgaagaggaaaagaaaaaggttcaTAACTGTGGGAGAACATTCAGCCATGAGGACCACCGGGTGATAGGGGGCGCTGTAGAGCAACTGGGTTTAAAGCTGCTGGAAAAACTTCCTGTCAGCTCACAGCAGCCCAACGTCATCCTCTCTCCTCTCAGCTTGGCTTTCGCCCTCGCCCATCTCTCCTTAG GTGCTCGCAACGAGACAGAGAAGCTTCTTCTGCAGAGCCTGCATGCCCAAAACCTGCTGTGTTACCATCATGTCCTGGGAAGCCTTCTCCCTGATTTAAGCCACACATCCTTGGAGGTCGCAGCGCGGATGTACCTGAGACCAG GATTTGAAGTGAAGATGTCTTTTGTTGAGGATTCTTTGGCCAG GTACCAATCACGGCCTTTTCCTCTGGTCTCTGTGGACGAGGCCAACCAATGGGTGGAGAACGTTACCAACGGTCACATTccccacttcctggaaagtatTCCACATGATGTAGTGCTCAtgcttttaaatgctgtttactTCAAAG GTGAATGGAAGACCCAGTTTGACCCCATGGTGACCTCAAAGGGAGTGTTTTATCTGGACAACCTGAACTCTGTTTTGGTGGACATGATGAAATCTGCCCAGTACCCTCTGCGTATGATGGATGACCCAGAACTGCAGGCACAG GTTGCCAGTTTCCCCTTCAAGGGAAACACCAGCTTCTTGGTCGTCCTGCCCAGAGGGAACGTGTCCTCCGTGCTTCCCAAACTGAACATATCGGACCTCTACAGACGTCTACCTCAGGAAAAAACAATGATGGTGAACTTACCCAAGGTGAAGCTTGAATTCTGCCAGGAGCTCGAGGAGGCGCTGACAAAGATGG GACTCGGCTCCCTGTTTTCTGGTCCTGACCTCTCTGGGATCTCAGACGAGCCCCTCCGGGTGTCGAGCGTCCGTCACGCCACCACCTTGGAACTCAGCGAAGAAGGTGTCGAAGCGTCGGCTACAACTGTCGTGACCACCACGCGCTCCATCTCCCACTTCTCTGTCAACTCCCCATTCCTCTTCGCCCTCATCGGCGACGAGTCTCTGGTCCCCCTCTTCATGGGCGTGGTCACAAACCCCGCCCCCAACAATGACCCCATGCTCAACGACGACCCCCACGGCAACAGCACGATGAACGACCAGCCTGCGACGGAGGCCGACAGGAAGAGAGGCGCCGGCGTGGACCACAGCAACAAGCTGCCAGCAAAGGGCAGCAGCGTGACGTCCTGCAGCGCCCCCGATGGTGACAAGAAGCCACTGCAGCAGGTCGGTGGACCAGAGGGCGACCAGGAGAAACATCAGACACAAGGAGACGAACCTCGGTCCATACGAGACAACTCGGTACCAGCCTGA
- the serpinf1 gene encoding pigment epithelium-derived factor, protein MKRTTFLLVFAAALSCCWAQETGNEEVVEEEEHVELFTTPTTKMAAATSDFGYNLFRTLSSREAAANIFLSPISVSAALTQLSMGGSQRAQSQLYRALRYHTLQDPQLLNTLKDLLAAVKTSGKGLSTAARLYVARRLRLKQDFFKLVEQQYNVRPKALMGGAKDLKEINDWVSQQTGRKVQQFLSKPLPRTAGVNAVSASYFKGKWVTRFSQSGGLENFQVDGGAPVQIPMMQQDNYPVKMGVDSDLRCTIAQIQMQNDISMFVFLPEEVTTNTSLLEESLTAEFVQDLSMALQPAQVSLTLPVLRLSYSTDLLPLLGDLGLSEWLENPELEKVSNQPAKLTSVNHKVVMETAPEGNQYPSSPSTPSHLTYRVDRPFVYLIRDEPSGALLFIGKVVNPKDLTI, encoded by the exons ATGAAGAGAACAACATTCCTGCTGGTGTTTGCAGCCGCCCTGAGCTGCTGCTGGGCTCAG GAGACGGGAAACGAGGAGGTGGTTGAGGAGGAGGAACATGTGGAGCTCTTCACCACACCGACCACCAAGATGGCGGCTGCCACCTCAGACTTCGGCTACAACCTCTTCCGCACTCTGTCGAGCCGCGAAGCTGCCGCCAACATCTTCCTGTCGCCCATCAGCGTGTCTGCGGCTCTGACCCAGCTGTCCATGG GGGGCTCTCAGAGGGCTCAGAGTCAGCTGTACCGAGCCCTGAGGTACCACACCCTGCAGGACCCCCAGCTCCTCAACACCCTGAAGGACCTGCTGGCTGCGGTGAAGACGTCGGGGAAAGGTCTGAGCACCGCCGCTCGCCTCTATGTGGCTCGAC GACTCCGTCTGAAGCAGGACTTCTTCAAGCTGGTGGAGCAGCAGTATAATGTCCGCCCTAAAGCCTTAATGGGAGGAGCTAAAGACCTGAAAGAAATCAACGACTGGGTGTCTCAGCAGACAGGAAGGAAGGTTCAGCAGTTCCTGTCCAAACCTCTGCCCCGCACCGCCGGGGTTAATGCTGTGAGCGCCTCCTACTTTAAAG GGAAGTGGGTGACTCGCTTCAGTCAGAGCGGAGGTCTGGAGAACTTCCAGGTGGACGGAGGGGCGCCAGTCCAGATTCCCATGATGCAACAGGATAACTACCCAGTGAAGATGGGGGTGGACTCAGACCTGCGCTGCACG atCGCTCAGATCCAGATGCAAAACGACATCAGCATGTTCGTCTTCCTGCCTGAAGAAGTGACGACCAACACgtctctgctggaggagagTCTGACAGCCGAGTTTGTTCAGGACCTGTCCATGGCGCTCCAACCTGCCCAGGTGTCCCTGACGCTGCCTGTCCTGAGGCTCAGCTACTCCACAGACCTGCTGCCGCTGCTCGGGGACCTCG gtCTCTCTGAGTGGCTGGAGAACCCAGAACTGGAGAAGGTCTCGAACCAGCCCGCCAAGCTCACCAGCGTCAACCACAAAGTTGTGATGGAGACCGCCCCCGAGGGTAACCAGTACCCCAGCTCCCCCTCGACGCCCTCCCACCTGACGTACCGAGTGGACCGGCCCTTCGTCTACCTGATCCGGGACGAACCATCAGGGGCGCTGCTGTTCATCGGCAAGGTGGTCAACCCCAAGGACCTGACAATAtaa